The window gtccaaataatgagcaaTATATGacaacacatatgaataggtggaaccagggtcaaataatacagaagtaTCTCGATGAAATCCAGAGATCAGTGTGTTTGAAGCAATGAAATCTGGTCTagcagggagtgcatagaaacggtcctgactaccacctgatcggcctccccctctagggtaacccttagctgactgacctccaccccgagctggctgagtgggTAGTGAGGTGACTGGGGCTAAAGATGCAGCCTGACTCCTCTGTTGTACTAAACCTCGGTAACAACAAGGAaactgcctccacacatgcccaaactccccacactcaaaacaactctctGGTGCTAGTGACGGGGACTAAAGGGAGCCTTGAGCACCGAGATAACTAGTAGAAGAACCTGGTATGGAAGAGCTCTGAATCGATGGAGCACGGGaagaactctgggctggaagggcattgaGTGATGGATAgccttgatgagaactgtgagaaccatggctagATAATTCGCCACGGTGAACTAGGCGGGCCATCTAAGCATGCCTGTAAGGACGACCTCTGCCGTGGTGAAACTAACCCCGAAAAGGAACACCATCAAAGCTACTTGaaccacgagacctcttggcctccctcttaacCCGCTCCTGGCTGTGGACTGACTCTATATCCCAAGCAATTttaacaacctcatcaaaggtagtatcagacactctctctctctctctctctggtcatatgCACCTGCAACTGAAATGCGAGGCTATCAACACTCACATTTCTCTATTATTTTGTTGATATGtctgatattatggcacgtgagtggTTCGttcttagcgcttgggctttggagcccctccggagtctgtacacacccccagtgagcacagtgtGTTTagtgtattgagtgttgagtgcgaatgctgagtgatggagtgacattgttgTGAGattgcatttacttttgttgttgttgcatttatctgttaaatttaTTTGTGGCacttactgagttatggaatttacctgtttatttttgtttatttttaaattgtgtaaataaataattggactgttttacttagctcgtcactactgctcagttccttagttatttctattACTGCTGAGTCGGTTCTAcgcatactataccctgcactttatatgcagatccaggtgagttagagcgcagcgatcgttgagttcaggtcGGCTATAATAGGAGCCTGCAAGGTAGTTGCTAGAGTCTGcatgaccttgttactccttttgttaTTTCTTCTTTGGACTGTATTGACAATTAGATAGTtatatttcttagttcatagttttagatgctcataACTTAGTGACaacccgatgtttggggctcgttttcatattttatattaattatatttagagttgatttagtttatgagaaactcaaatgttgaaaatattttattaaattcttataatcgatttagtagtaatattttggcaaataggcttgccttgtaacacgataggcgccatcacgacatgattAGATTTTGGTTCATGACATAGAGTTTTAGTTTTGAAAGATATTTTCTATGTACCTTCTAATAGAAGGAATTTGATTTCTGTTTCGAAAATAATGGATGCtagttataatatttattttgctaATAACTCTGCTATTATTAAGTTTAATAAATGTTTTATCTACACTACTGCTAGAGTACATGATCTTTTTATTCTTGATATATCTTCTAATGTGCTACAACAACCAAAAGAATTAAATAACATTAATCTGCCACATAAAAGAAAACGTATTTCTGAATTAAACCAAACTTATTTATGGCACTTACGTCTAGGTCATATAAATCTAAATAAGATTTCGAGATTGGTCACTGATGGACCTTTGAGTTTATTGAAATGGCATCACTGCCAACATGCGAATCCTGTTTAGAAGGTAAAATGACCAAGAGACATTTTCCCTCAAAAAGAAATAGAGCCAGTGATAAGTTAGAATTAATTCACTATGATTTGTGTGGCCCTATGAATATACAAGCAAGAagtggttttgagtattttatgactttcacaaatgattactcaaaatatggatacatTTATCTGTTGCGCTAGAAGTCTGaatgctttgaaaaattcaaagaaTTAAGACAGAAACGGAGAAACAACatgataaatatatcaaaaaattgCGATCTGATCATGGTGGTGAATACCTTTCTACAAAATTCACTAAATACTTATCAGATTGTGAAATTACGTCTCAATTATCTACTCTAGGAACACCATaacaaaatggtgtggcagaagGAAGAAATAAGACCCTTATGGAAATGGTTAGATCAATATTAAGTTATTCCGATTTACCTTCTTTCTTTTGGGGATATGCTTTAGAAACAACAAATTATATTCTAAATTTTATTCCTTCAAAGTCAGTACCATCAACTCCAGTAGAATTGTGGACTGGGCGCAAGCTAAATTTATGGCACATTCGGGTTTGGGGTTGTCCAGCACATGTGTTGAAAGGGAAAGCAATAAATTGGAATCGAGAACAGAAGTATGTATGTTTATTGGATATCCAAAAGGAACTAAAGGAggtttattttattgtcctaaaGAAAAGAATGTAATTGTTACAACAATTGCAAGATTTTTAGAAGAGAACTATTTAATGAACCatattcctagaagtaaactagtTTTATAGGAATTAAGTAATAGAGTAACTAATTACTCATCTTTGGAACGTATCCTGGAAGCTAGCATTGACATACCACTACATTATCGTAGTGGGAGAAATGTCAATAGGCAGCAGAATGCACAAGAGCAATTGGCAGACGTCTCGCTACCCCAAAGTAGTGGGAGTAATTTTGAGCAACCTCAGATTATTGAGCAACCTGAAATTGTTCTACCGCCTTCACTCCAGGAAGAAGTTAATGATATCCCAGCACCGCAAGGTGTGGAGGATAACATTGAGGTTTCTGTTCTGGAAAATGATGTTGTGATTCAACAAAAAAATCAGACTGCACCTGTAGTGACTAGTCGTAGTGGGAGAATTATTAGAAAACCTCTACGGTTTTCTCTCTTGGAAGAATCTTTtgaaaaaaaccctaaaacaccTAATACAAAACCTATTAATTATGACGAAGCATTACATGATACAGATGCTGATAAATGGGTTACTGCTATGAAATCCGAAATGGAGTCCATGTACTCCAATCAAGTCTGGGATCTTGTAGAACCACCTACTGGATTCAAATCCATTGGTTGTAGATggatctataagaaaaagagatGAGTGGATGGAAAAGTTTAAACTTTTAAAGCTAGGATTGTTGCAAAAGGGTTTACTCAGAAATAAGGGATCGATTATGAGGAAACCTTCTCGCCAATAGCCATGCTTAAATCCATTAAGATTCTCTTATCCATTGCTGCTCATTACAATTATGAGATttggcaaatggatgtcaagacagATTTTCTTAATAGAAGTCTTGATAAGTGCATCTATATGGCACAACTAGTTGGTTTCATAAAAAGTGACAATGAGCACATTTTGTGTAAATTAAATAAATCTAtttatggattgaaacaagcttCCAGAGTATGGAATACTTGTTTTGACTCATCGATTAAAACCTTCGGTTTTGACTAATATGAAAATGAATCTTGTGTCTATAAGAATTGGGATGGAGATAAAGTTACATTTTTGGTTTTATACGTGGATGATATTATGCTAATAGGAAGTATAGTGAGCATTTTGAATTAAGTAAAGGAATGGTTGTCCTCGCGTTTCGATATGAATGACTTGGGACATGCAGCACATATCTGGATCAAGCTTATTTCAGATTGCAAGCgaaggatattaggcttattcCAAGCACTTTATATTGATACTATTCTCACCAGGATTAGCATACAAGATTCCAAGAAAGGCTTTCTCCCTTTAAGACATGAAATCTCTCTATCGAAAGATCAGTCCCCGAAAATGACTGATGAGATAGAAAAGATGAAGGCAGCCCCTTATGCTTCTATTGTAGGGAGTCTCATGTATGCAATgctatgtactagacctgatatctaCTTTGTTGTTGGCATGTTAGTAGATTTGAGTCTAACCCTGGATGAGAACACTAGACTGCCATTAAACATATAATCAAGTACTTGAAAAGGACTAGAGATTATATGTTGGTTTATCACTCAGGTGATGTTACACCCATTGGCTTTACTGATTCAGATTTCCAGTCAGATAGAGATTTTAGAAACTATACCTCAAGATATGTTTTTACCCTAAAAGGTGGAGCCATAAGTTGGAGGAGCATCAAGAAATCATGTGTTGCTGATTCCACCATGGAAGCCGAATATATGACTGCAACTGAGGTAGCTAAAGAGGTTGTTTGTCTCGGGAACTTTCTAAAAGAGCTTAATGTAGTTCCTTCGGTTCGAGCATCGATTGTATGTTATTTTGACAATAGTGGTGCAGTTGCAAAATAGAAGGAACCAAGAAGCCATTAAAGGAGTAAGCATATTGAGCGTAAATATCACTTAGTTCGGTACATAACTCGAAGAGGAGATGCAAGAGTGTTGAAGATTGCGTTAGAGGACAATTTGGCAGACCTGTTTATAAAGAGCTTGACACGAAAATTGTTTGACAAGCATGTAGAAAGAATGGGTATTAGAGTAGTAGAcgcatggttatgagtctaagtgggagattgttggaaTATATTATTAACCATGaagtttagatatagtattttattttattctttatggaacaagtgtttatttaatttaatcaattcaataaagtactattttaaatagatcatttgttacatgtgtgtccttttagttatgtagtagaaaatttagtgtatggagtcttagctcatgcacagaagattaaattttcggttctcataattaataaactatgttcacaatcgAAGATATTATTGGACAAAATATATTGaggattgtagcacaagattatagtataatttgtcttgattatgGGAGTGGTTTTACtccgacttcttgtgctagtatacttAGTGTATATTGAATGAACCAAGTAGAAAAAAGATGGttttgtactgaatatatataaaatattttctctaattcattaaatgagcttatactcctaatcttgatataattattatgattaatgtaatttgtttattgtattgatttatcaaaaggtacaACTCTATTCAGAGTTAGTGTATGCCTAATAGATTAGACAATAACAAAAAGCATTTGTGAAACAATAATAAGTTGATAGAATCTATGACTCGGTTTTGAGTTTGATGATACCACTTTATGTAAGCTTATAAATTTTCATGTGAAAACCCGGctggtggattttgtatccgtcacatgaaataaTTTTAGCGAAattataaaggatttaattagttggttaaattaaatttttagtcatttaatttaattaactagtatttgagattttaacatggggagttaaaataagtgttagTGAATTTTTGAAATTCATTTTGAGGAGTTCAATTGCAGTTTTTAGTGGAATAAACTGTAATTACTTAtagtaataattaattcatgcAAAATTTTGAATTAATACTATAATTAGTAGCCTCTTATTATTTTTGTGGTCCCTGCTATACCTAGTAAAAACCTGGACTGACTTGGGTAAAAAGTAACTTGGGAGAAAAGTCATCCGGTAGAGTTAGAGTAGGATTCTACTTGTGCAAGTACAAGCCTACACATTTTTGAAGCCCTAATTATGCCTAAAACGTGTATACTTAAAGAAGACAATATTCACCCAATAACTCACCTTTTAGAGTTGTATTGTTCTTGCCCACTCAAAGCAAATTCGTCCAAGGTATTACTAGAATCATAGCAGAAGACTGCGGCCCTGGATTCTTATTGTGTGGAGGATTTGTGACACGATTTCAAGAGGTTAGTGCTTCTAACCCAGTAGCTATAGAATTGTCtagtttacatgtatttgatgTCTGAATTGTATGCTTGCTTTCGCTGCATATGTTCTAACATAAAAGATTTCTACTTCCGTCACAAAAATGTGCAACTTGATTGGATGTCTTCTCATTTCGAAACCACTTGCTCTATTGGTAATTAATTATATTCAGGTATATACTGTATGGAAATGACAccgaaaataacaataataatactgcAATAATATTATTTGCAGGTGGATATACGAATTGGCTTGAGTCGTGCTGGgcactgtcctaagaaactatttctCCAACGTGAAATGTTTCCGCAGGATTAAACAAGCCTACATatgtttatttagaggatacagaaatcaacaaaatattaatattacaAACCCAAATATTTAAAAGAGGAGAACAAAAGAAATCAAACTACTAAACTTTGAGAactaaaaataacaaaagaaagctGATGAAGACCTAAATTAGAAGTAAAGAAGTAGAAGGATTTCTTTGTCTTGCTAATAATGGTTTTCTTGTCCAATTGAGAGCCTATTTTTAGGCATATGTGCATGGATCTATCATGTTGAGGGAAAAGTACGTGGCAAATcaattttcacttttcaaaagCATTTTGCCATATTTATCATAGCTTCTAGAAGGGTTGCCACATGATTTTCTTTAAGACACTtgttgtaacgatccggccggtggTTTTAAGAATTAACGGTCCGATCCCATATTAACTTCTTTCCCCacgtttatttctgctattgtgaattGCCGGAAAAATTCGTTTGGagttttggagtattttgggacacttagtccctaaatgagagcttaagctttagaatttggaccgtagccaaggcagtgtgaagacagcctcggaatagaattttgtctattccgttagctccgttgggtgatttcgggcttaggggcatgctcggattgtgttttggaggtccgtagcttatctatgcttgaaatgccgaaagttgaatttttgaagtttttggttcgatagtgagattttgatgtaGGTGTCAAAAAGGAATTCTGAAAAgttgagtaggtccgtggtgtaatttgggatgtgtttacaaaatttcaggtcattcgggcaaggtttgatggactttttgatcaaaagcggaattcggaagtttttggaaaccataggcttgaatccgagggtgttttgattattcgatgttgttttaagtgttttgaagattggtataagtttgaatagtggtatatgacttgttcgtacttttg of the Nicotiana tabacum cultivar K326 chromosome 7, ASM71507v2, whole genome shotgun sequence genome contains:
- the LOC142162307 gene encoding uncharacterized protein LOC142162307, with the translated sequence MAHSGLGLSSTCVERESNKLESRTEVCMFIGYPKGTKGGLFYCPKEKNELSNRVTNYSSLERILEASIDIPLHYRSGRNVNRQQNAQEQLADVSLPQSSGSNFEQPQIIEQPEIVLPPSLQEEVNDIPAPQGVEDNIEVSVLENDVVIQQKNQTAPVVTSRSGRIIRKPLRFSLLEESFEKNPKTPNTKPINYDEALHDTDADKWVTAMKSEMESMYSNQVWDLVEPPTGFKSIGCRWIYKKKR